A single genomic interval of Astyanax mexicanus isolate ESR-SI-001 chromosome 4, AstMex3_surface, whole genome shotgun sequence harbors:
- the igsf10 gene encoding immunoglobulin superfamily member 10, giving the protein MRAPRGESSSLLALLFLLLAEARESGACPASCACYVPTEVHCTFRYLSAMPREIQPEVQRINLGYNSLTAIRENELLGLANLELLMLHSNMIQTIENRAFSSLKSLQVLKMSYNRVKELQKETFQGLDNLLRLHMDHNHIEFIHPEAFYRLTSLQLVHLEGNLLQQLHPDTFVTLRHSQIFKYSPIKTIYLSDNALTSLPATVFSGCYQLENLFLNGNPWSCDCKMDWFAAWMKKNPGVLKCKRDKKFAGEQLCPICESPVSSRGKHIFHLASVAYSCSKPWIYPHLKQKNITMDESSYTPVFPKDFIAPIGMIEMNITDQFHNDATIACVVQRPGGLENLNVTQGVRGEDVTTLSASVTTSLVCNIDYEHIRRLWSVLATYSDTPMVLERGLLLTMPPAMIYKYKQARSSSDEIFTGIEAEIKANPGWLMQDVISLQLDRTTTTYSTLHIKYSSNVEMNIESNKVQRDQYSWTMIKRDNQTRTESSVLSGGVAELNCQTSGHPKPSIEWILPDGSKVRAPYTSEDRRIVISNDGKLTLRSADNSDAGVYRCIATNYLDADVLSFRVTVLSPDVEEEEVNGVKLSRSVGESLRLDCEETSSPQASVQWILPDHTVMVKSYGNKKLYQNGTLGIYGLTERDQGFYRCLTANDLGVDLLVSLVTVSNNGSKQVAVTADIEGSGDDMQPNTEEDRLNLQSEDLTRVRQESRTLTSDRPYPRLRPSLRRGPTNRQGGSRRPGWSRRIFDKGSRQVDPEQMADFIKRSQKNKPVIEKSEADKGLSVDSEAGSGNEIIEGDQFTPSQVTTIVPELPENHYVNVVTTRDPLDNKNSENSAATTIDEVISSDPSTFTLTTVENRMNTMTTGSYSYTDATPMQASVTLRNHAFQRDETTPLMDYSVTTSDIKFDSFEKSTIQPLQPVTLKFTVTENMDETELQFSGDTSETVTEIIPRPGTNPAVHTSTDPASQTTFTAVTTTEREQDEITFHTTQKIKSPRLPPGSTIISHQQIHIIPPNKKRPGRRRNFPSRRRIIRPNKITDIQSLLDKFKMPSVKHEGNVTVPYRVELTTDCRQCGDLSTVKSKTAIEQTVVTPTSSAVPISTLKKTEKPLTTFTTTLSTPLVTSAKIFTKSNSIKETKKQSKSNAASEYSTEQKPTQDPLKKMSTTIAATTTTTKSSKVIRGKIPWHKLFGGKGSQREILNRLRKPVKPPTTTQSTTSALATTTTPTPSRVITTLPTAGSIVSPMTASPSVLQKNQDTSETSSDDFSGSSSFTESQTSYTVLTSFTTTSPSKSFHTTAAPQRPAATPTSGSRLSTATESQITPILPAPPTIRTTSKEDTFESSSSGYSPGESGGFVGRPWRNRKPGFHRRRFRGRRPMKKTTKQAPTTKFTTLGTTSTAPQPELRVQKPLHTPNRELEKSKTSGSKHSEIEDKKKQAKTTISPKTYTTSTIEPTTSYPTTYRTTYTPRPYTTPQSQLVHSNTRGQRRRFQTQRPVIRRVRPGTSKKVPDHKRGDRLGQPKPTASSVKDKDRSKERTSSEKTITFDTVTVLSAEEGYKGSSVPYNSDIANGLTETYDHTTGYDTTSSNTIGFQSTTNDMSRKPRIVGGNAASFTVDSNSDAFLPCETTGNPEPAISWKRVSSSTGSSLTLKGKMGKFQVFKNGTLLIGNANVKDRGQYLCLAENDYGSDKLVVTLSVLAYPSRILEPKVREIKVHSGKTVEINCKTEGRPVPVVSWILANQTQLRGQNNEHSRVKVTPGGTLIIQQVSTFDRGHYKCMASNPAGIDTATVRLHVVAAPPGISEEKRQLMRAEAGQSVWIPCTAHGDPQPIVHWVLFDGTIVRQFYSDYRTSAFANGTLHLKNLDISDSGKYECIATSSTGSERRVVTLSVEKTDSAPQITEISDRRTELMYGAQLQLNCTATGNPKPRIIWRLPSKALVDQYHRMGSRIQVLKNGTLIIDSVSEKDAGDYLCVARSKVGDDLQLMKVSVSMTAAKIEPKIVGKKQVPYGKDLKVDCKASGAPIPDISWGLPDGTLVNSALQADDNRGGRSKRYVLFGNGTLFLNRVGMEEEGDYTCYAENTLGKDEMHVHITVVTAAPRIRTPRLTYAKVRPGGNIRFDCEAVGEPKPKILWMLPSSDMIAASNERYLMHVNGSLDIRDIKLTDAGEYVCMARNAAGDESKVYKLDIDGNPPVINGYYQNRTVVKDTAAKYSRKLIDCKAEGDPIPKITWIMPDNIFLPAPYYGSRINVHYNGTLEIRNVRPTDTAEFICMARNDGGEAVMVVQLEVTSQLMRPIFKNPFNERLVTRLGKTTILNCSADGQPPPDIFWTLPNGTQFLEGSNRDSRYHIGKEGTLVIYNPSKEDSGRYRCAAKNKVGYIEKLIVLDIGQKPYILTRPRGIIRSMAGEPLYLHCLADGSPRPNIIWSIPGGHVLSRPQSSGRYQLMDNGTLLIHQAKLHDRGNYVCRARNNVGEAMLTIPVLIIAYPPRITNGPPPAVKAMAGTAVQLNCIATGIPKPDISWELPDRSVLSTAGQGRPRGSELLHPQGTLIIQKPTVSDSGVYKCLATNFLGTDTRTTYMRVM; this is encoded by the exons ATGCGCGCGCCCCGCGGAGAGTCGTCGTCCCTCCTCGCGCTCCTCTTCCTGCTTCTGGCTGAGGCGCGGGAAAGCGGCGCGTGTCCCGCATCGTGCGCGTGCTACGTGCCCACGGAGGTCCACTGCACCTTTCGGTACCTGAGCGCCATGCCCCGCGAGATCCAACCGGAGGTGCAGAGGATAAACCTGGG GTATAACAGTCTAACAGCAATAAGAGAAAATGAACTGCTTGGACTGGCAAACCTGGAGTTATTGATGCTGCACAGCAACATGATCCAGACTATTGAAAACAGGGCGTTCTCCAGTCTTAAATCCCTTCAG GTGCTAAAAATGAGTTACAATCGAGTGAAGGAGCTGCAAAAGGAGACATTTCAAGGCCTGGATAATTTACTGCGTCTCCACATGGACCACAATCACATTGAATTCATCCATCCAGAGGCCTTCTACAGACTAACATCTCTACAGCTGGTGCACCTTGAGGGCAACCTGCTCCAACAACTTCATCCAGACACCTTTGTAACCCTGAGACACAGCCAGATTTTCAAATACTCACCAATCAAGACTATTTATCTGTCTGACAATGCCTTGACCTCTCTGCCCGCTACTGTGTTCTCTGGCTGCTACCAGCTAGAGAATCTCTTCCTCAATGGAAACCCATGGTCATGTGACTGTAAGATGGACTGGTTCGCAGCATGGATGAAGAAGAATCCAG GTGTCCTCAAATGCAAGCGAGACAAAAAATTTGCTGGAGAGCAGCTCTGCCCCATCTGCGAATCGCCAGTTTCCTCCAGAGGCAAACATATCTTTCATCTGGCGAGTGTTGCATACTCTTGTTCTAAGCCATGGATTTACCCCCATTTGAAACAGAAGAACATCACGATGGATGAGAGCAGCTACACTCCAGTTTTTCCCAAGGACTTCATTGCGCCAATCGGGATGATTGAAATGAACATTACAGACCAGTTTCACAACGATGCTACCATTGCATGTGTTGTACAGAGACCTGGAGGACTGGAAAACTTGAACGTCACCCAAGGAGTGAGGGGTGAAGATGTTACAACACTCTCTGCTTCTGTGACCACGTCGCTCGTTTGTAACATCGACTACGAGCATATCCGTCGGCTCTGGAGCGTTTTGGCAACTTACAGTGACACTCCAATGGTACTTGAGAGGGGGCTTCTCCTCACCATGCCCCCTGCGATGATCTACAAGTACAAGCAAGCCAGGTCAAGTAGTGATGAAATCTTTACAGGGATTGAAGCAGAGATTAAGGCGAATCCTGGATGGTTGATGCAAGATGTTATTAGCTTGCAGCTGGACCGCACCACAACCACATATTCAACCCTCCATATCAAATATTCATCCAATGTTGAAATGAACATTGAAAGCAATAAAGTACAAAGAGATCAGTACAGCTGGACTATGATCAAAAGGGATAACCAGACCAGGACAGAGTCTTCGGTACTTTCTGGAGGGGTGGCTGAACTGAATTGTCAAACCAGTGGTCATCCCAAACCCTCCATAGAGTGGATATTACCAGATGGAAGTAAGGTTCGGGCACCGTATACTAGCGAGGACCGGAGGATTGTGATTTCAAATGATGGGAAGCTTACCTTAAGGTCGGCAGACAACTCTGATGCTGGCGTCTACCGTTGTATCGCAACAAACTATCTGGATGCAGATGTACTTTCCTTTAGGGTCACCGTGTTGTCTCCAGATGTTGAGGAGGAGGAGGTCAATGGAGTAAAGCTGTCACGTTCAGTGGGTGAGAGCTTACGTCTTGACTGTGAAGAAACAAGTAGCCCACAAGCCTCTGTTCAATGGATCCTGCCAGACCACACTGTCATGGTAAAGTCTTATGGAAACAAAAAGCTCTACCAAAATGGCACTTTGGGAATATATGGACTGACCGAACGGGACCAGGGATTTTACAGATGTTTAACTGCTAATGATCTTGGGGTAGATTTGCTTGTCTCACTTGTAACAGTTTCAAATAATGGCTCTAAACAGGTAGCAGTAACAGCAGATATAGAAGGGTCTGGTGATGACATGCAGCCAAACACAGAAGAAGATAGACTCAATCTTCAAAGTGAAGATCTTACCAGGGTACGCCAGGAATCAAGAACACTCACCTCAGACCGTCCATATCCTAGGCTCAGACCCTCTCTACGTAGGGGACCAACTAATAGGCAAGGTGGCAGCAGACGCCCTGGATGGTCTAGAAGGATTTTTGACAAAGGATCTAGGCAGGTCGACCCTGAGCAGATGGCAGATTTTATTAAGAGatctcaaaaaaataaaccaGTAATAGAGAAATCCGAAGCTGATAAAGGGCTCTCTGTTGACAGTGAGGCAGGTTCAGGCAATGAAATTATTGAAGGTGACCAATTCACGCCTagtcaagtcacaacaatagttCCAGAACTTCCAGAAAATCATTATGTGAATGTTGTCACCACTAGAGACCCACTAGACAACAAGAACAGTGAGAACAGTGCTGCTACTACTATAGATGAAGTCATAAGTAGCGACCCAAGCACTTTTACTTTGACAACAGTAGAAAACCGTATGAATACAATGACAACAGGTTCATACTCCTACACAGATGCCACCCCAATGCAAGCCAGTGTTACCCTTAGAAACCATGCATTCCAAAGGGATGAGACAACACCCCTAATGGATTATTCAGTGACGACTAGCGATATCAAATTTGATAGCTTTGAAAAGAGTACAATCCAGCCTCTACAACCAGTTACTTTAAAATTTACAGTCACTGAGAACATGGATGAAACAGAGCTTCAGTTTTCTGGGGATACCTCAGAGACCGTAACTGAGATAATTCCACGTCCTGGAACAAACCCTGCAGTACACACTTCCACAGATCCTGCAAGCCAGACCACTTTCACAGCGGTCACCAcaacagaaagagagcaagacgAGATCACATTTCATACTACTCAAAAAATCAAGTCTCCTCGCCTTCCACCTGGATCCACCATCATCTCCCACCAGCAGATACACATCATTCCTCCCAATAAAAAGCGACCAGGAAGGAGACGGAACTTCCCAAGCAGACGCAGGATTATCCGGCCAAACAAAATCACAGACATACAGTCATTGTTGGATAAATTTAAAATGCCATCTGTGAAGCATGAGGGTAATGTCACTGTTCCGTACAGAGTTGAGTTGACTACAGACTGTAGACAATGTGGAGATCTGTCAACTGTAAAATCCAAGACAGCAATAGAACAAACAGTTGTCACTCCAACTAGCAGTGCAGTGCCAATCTCTACtttgaaaaagacagaaaaaccaCTCACTACCTTCACTACAACACTAAGCACACCACTTGTAACTTCCGCAAAGATTTTTACAAAGTCAAATTCcatcaaagaaacaaagaaacaatcaAAATCAAATGCTGCCAGTGAATATTCTACTGAGCAAAAGCCAACTCAAGATCCTTTGAAGAAAATGTCAACCACTATTGCAGCTACAACCACAACCACCAAGTCTTCTAAAGTCATACGAGGAAAGATACCATGGCACAAATTATTTGGAGGCAAAGGAAGTCAGAGGGAAATCCTTAACAGGCTTAGAAAACCAGTTAAACCACCCACTACAACACAGAGCACAACATCAGCTCTAGCAACGACCACAACACCAACACCGTCAAGGGTCATAACTACTCTACCTACTGCAGGATCGATAGTCTCACCAATGACTGCCTCTCCTTCTGTGCTACAAAAGAATCAAGACACCTCCGAGACATCCTCTGATGACTTCTCAGGATCTTCATCATTTACAGAATCACAGACATCATACACAGTGCTAACTTCATTTACAACCACCAGTCCATCTAAGAGTTTCCACACCACAGCTGCACCACAAAGGCCTGCAGCTACACCTACATCTGGATCCAGGTTGTCCACAGCTACAGAATCCCAGATTACTCCAATTCTGCCAGCCCCACCAACAATTCGAACTACATCCAAAGAAGATACCTTTGAGTCAAGTTCCTCTGGTTATAGCCCAGGAGAGTCTGGAGGTTTTGTTGGCAGACCTTGGAGAAATCGAAAGCCAGGTTTCCATAGACGACGTTTCAGAGGAAGAAGGCCAATGAAGAAAACAACAAAGCAAGCTCCAACTACCAAATTTACTACACTGGGAACCACCTCCACAGCCCCACAGCCAGAGTTAAGAGTACAAAAGCCCTTGCATACACCTAATCGAGAGTTAGAGAAATCCAAAACATCTGGTAGTAAACATTCTGAAATTGAAGACAAGAAAAAACAAGCCAAAACCACCATTTCCCCAAAAACCTATACTACATCAACCATTGAACCTACAACAAGTTATCCAACAACTTATAGAACTACATACACTCCAAGGCCATACACCACTCCACAGTCCCAATTAGTCCACAGTAACACAAGAGGACAACGCAGAAGGTTTCAAACCCAGAGACCCGTGATTAGAAGAGTACGACCAGGCACTAGTAAAAAAGTACCAGATCATAAACGTGGGGACAGACTGGGACAACCCAAGCCCACAGCTTCATCTGTAAAGGACAAGGACAGATCTAAGGAGAGGACAAGTTCTGAGAAAACAATAACGTTCGACACAGTAACCGTTCTCTCAGCAGAAGAAGGCTACAAGGGTAGTTCAGTTCCCTACAACAGTGACATTGCCAATGGACTCACAGAGACTTACGATCACACTACAGGCTATGACACTACATCATCGAATACCATTGGCTTTCAGTCGACTACAAACGACATGTCCCGCAAGCCAAGAATTGTTGGAGGAAATGCAGCCAGTTTTACAGTCGATTCCAATTCTGACGCTTTCCTGCCTTGCGAGACAACAGGCAACCCTGAACCTGCCATCAGCTGGAAAAGAGTCTCTTCAAGTACAG GCAGTAGCTTAACCCTCAAAGGCAAAATGGGTAAATTCCAAGTATTCAAAAATGGAACATTACTGATCGGAAATGCCAACGTCAAAGACCGAGGACAGTATCTTTGCCTGGCTGAGAATGATTACGGCTCGGACAAACTCGTGGTCACGCTGTCTGTTCTGGCTTATCCCTCACGGATACTCGAGCCAAAAGTGAGAGAGATCAAGGTGCACTCTGGGAAAACCGTTGAGATAAACTGCAAGACAGAGGGCAGGCCAGTGCCTGTGGTGTCATGGATCCTAGCAAACCAAACTCAACTCAGGGGTCAAAACAATGAGCATAGCAGAGTAAAAGTTACACCAGGGGGTACTCTGATTATCCAACAGGTGTCTACTTTTGACAGAGGTCACTATAAGTGCATGGCTAGTAATCCAGCTGGTATAGACACTGCCACTGTGCGACTGCATGTGGTGGCAGCACCTCCTGGCATCTCGGAAGAAAAAAGACAGCTGATGAGAGCTGAGGCTGGACAGAGCGTCTGGATTCCCTGTACAGCACACGGAGACCCGCAGCCCATCGTACATTGGGTTTTGTTTGACGGGACCATTGTAAGACAGTTTTACTCTGACTATAGAACGTCTGCCTTTGCAAATGGTACTCTTCACTTGAAAAACTTGGATATCTCTGATAGTGGGAAATACGAATGCATTGCTACAAGTTCCACAGGATCGGAGAGGCGGGTGGTCACTCTGTCTGTGGAAAAAACAGACAGCGCTCCTCAAATAACTGAGATTTCAGACCGAAGAACAGAGCTTATGTATGGTGCTCAACTTCAACTCAACTGCACTGCAACTGGAAACCCTAAACCCAGAATTATCTGGAGGCTTCCTTCCAAAGCCCTTGTGGATCAGTACCACAG aatGGGCAGCCGCATCCAGGTGCTAAAGAATGGCACACTCATCATCGACTCAGTCAGCGAGAAGGATGCTGGGGACTACCTCTGTGTTGCTCGCAGCAAGGTTGGAGATGATCTGCAGCTAATGAAGGTCTCTGTGTCTATGACAGCAGCTAAAATCGAACCCAAGATTGTTGGCAAGAAGCAGGTACCTTACGGCAAGGACCTAAAGGTAGACTGCAAAGCCTCTGGTGCCCCCATTCCAGATATTTCGTGGGGTTTACCAGATGGTACCTTAGTGAACAGTGCCCTCCAAGCAGACGACAACAGGGGAGGACGATCCAAACGTTACGTCTTGTTTGGTAATGGAACGCTGTTCCTGAATAGAGTAGGGATGGAGGAAGAGGGTGACTACACATGCTATGCAGAGAACACCCTGGGCAAAGATGAAATGCATGTTCACATCACTGTTGTAACAGCTGCACCTCGGATTCGCACTCCAAGGCTTACCTATGCCAAGGTTAGGCCAGGAGGGAACATCCGCTTTGACTGTGAAGCCGTTGGAGAACCCAAACCAAAGATTTTGTGGATGCTACCGTCCAGTGACATGATTGCAGCATCAAACGAACGATATTTGATGCACGTCAATGGATCTCTGGATATCCGTGATATCAAGTTAACGGATGCTGGAGAGTACGTCTGCATGGCCCGCAATGCTGCAGGTGATGAGAGCAAGGTATACAAGTTGGACATTGATGGCAATCCACCAGTGATCAATGGCTATTACCAGAACAGGACTGTGGTCAAAGACACAGCAGCAAAGTACTCTAGGAAGCTAATCGACTGCAAGGCAGAAGGGGATCCAATTCCAAAGATTACGTGGATAATGCCAGACAACATCTTTCTCCCAGCTCCGTACTATGGGAGCAGGATCAACGTCCACTACAACGGCACCCTAGAGATACGTAACGTTCGACCTACAGACACAGCAGAGTTCATCTGCATGGCACGGAATGATGGCGGGGAAGCTGTGATGGTGGTACAGCTGGAAGTAACCAGTCAGCTGATGAGACCGATCTTCAAAAACCCTTTCAACGAGAGGCTGGTGACTCGACTGGGGAAAACAACAATACTCAACTGTTCCGCTGATGGACAACCCCCGCCAGATATCTTCTGGACCTTACCCAATGGTACTCAGTTCCTTGAAGGGTCTAACAGGGATTCCCGCTATCACATTGGCAAGGAAGGCACCCTTGTCATCTACAACCCAAGCAAAGAGGATTCAGGAAGGTATCGCTGTGCCGCCAAGAACAAAGTTGGCTACATTGAGAAATTGATTGTCTTAGATATTGGACAAAAGCCTTACATTCTAACACGGCCAAGAGGGATTATCCGCAGTATGGCTGGGGAACCTCTTTATCTTCACTGTCTTGCTGATGGCAGCCCTCGACCCAACATCATTTGGTCCATTCCAGGCGGCCATGTCTTGAGCCGTCCTCAATCTTCTGGTCGGTACCAGCTGATGGACAATGGAACACTGCTCATACATCAAGCTAAGTTACATGACCGTGGGAACTATGTGTGCAGAGCAAGGAACAATGTAGGTGAGGCCATGCTCACCATACCTGTTCTCATCATTGCGTACCCACCTCGCATCACTAACGGACCTCCACCTGCTGTGAAGGCAATGGCAGGTACGGCAGTACAGCTCAATTGCATCGCTACTGGAATACCAAAACCTGACATTTCCTGGGAGCTGCCTGATCGGTCAGTTCTTTCCACAGCTGGACAGGGACGTCCTAGGGGTAGCGAACTTCTCCATCCACAGGGAACGCTTATAATCCAGAAGCCCACAGTTTCAGATTCTGGTGTCTACAAGTGCTTAGCAACTAATTTTCTTGGCACAGACACCAGAACCACATATATGAGGGTCATGTAG